One Weissella coleopterorum DNA segment encodes these proteins:
- a CDS encoding bifunctional folylpolyglutamate synthase/dihydrofolate synthase, giving the protein MAGREDYRKINKKITEAKAVKPALARVGMIREILSWLGNPDKRLRIIHIAGTNGKGSTGTMLKSVLCESKYHVGHFSAPAIQDDLMMITIDGQPIDQKDVVKIVHEITFQIKKHDGDFSLLSTFEWWVLIALVYFAQQDTQFVILEEGPGGSNDVTNAVRSPYLIAYTKISLDNVCLTGSTLQQVATEYAKIIKAGSLVVSYPGQDYDVQKILHEKSQAVGAFWNPYPLPKITILSSAPRGLSLKIDDIPNIHLPLAGAYQASNLSTVLQIVTFLQQKGFQLSTDRTMAALSNVSITGRMEYVADRNILYDGASNLDGISGLRDSIKAWHLPFKPVFVLGLLDDRNAHEIIDIVASVASTIIAVTPEARDGMTAEAMASYCLHNTNIDVEIADDPGAAVQLARKYRDSSDALIVVTGSIYTLRAIFNEEEG; this is encoded by the coding sequence ATGGCTGGACGTGAAGATTACCGTAAAATTAATAAAAAAATTACAGAAGCAAAAGCTGTAAAGCCTGCGTTAGCACGCGTGGGTATGATTCGCGAAATTTTATCTTGGTTGGGAAATCCGGATAAAAGGCTTAGGATTATTCATATTGCTGGGACCAATGGTAAAGGCTCAACTGGAACAATGCTTAAAAGTGTTCTGTGTGAGAGTAAGTACCATGTGGGACATTTTTCCGCACCAGCAATTCAAGATGATTTAATGATGATTACAATTGATGGTCAGCCGATTGATCAAAAAGACGTTGTTAAAATTGTTCATGAAATTACATTCCAGATTAAAAAACATGATGGTGATTTTTCATTATTAAGCACTTTTGAATGGTGGGTCTTAATTGCGTTAGTTTACTTTGCGCAGCAAGATACGCAATTTGTGATCTTAGAAGAGGGGCCTGGTGGTAGTAATGATGTTACTAACGCCGTCCGGAGTCCATATCTGATCGCATACACCAAAATATCATTGGATAATGTTTGTTTGACTGGTTCAACTTTGCAACAAGTGGCCACGGAATATGCCAAAATCATTAAGGCAGGAAGCTTAGTTGTTAGTTATCCAGGTCAAGATTATGATGTTCAAAAAATTTTGCATGAAAAATCTCAGGCCGTCGGTGCATTTTGGAACCCATACCCACTGCCTAAAATCACGATTCTATCTAGTGCACCACGGGGGCTCTCTTTGAAAATTGATGATATCCCCAATATTCATTTACCACTAGCGGGAGCTTATCAAGCTAGTAATCTGAGTACGGTGTTGCAAATTGTGACATTTCTACAACAAAAAGGATTTCAATTGTCCACGGATAGAACCATGGCAGCATTGTCAAATGTTTCGATTACAGGGCGCATGGAGTATGTGGCGGACCGTAATATTCTTTATGATGGAGCAAGTAATTTAGATGGAATTAGTGGATTACGTGATTCAATTAAAGCGTGGCATTTACCCTTTAAGCCTGTTTTTGTTCTGGGCTTATTGGATGACCGAAATGCCCATGAGATTATTGATATTGTAGCAAGTGTTGCATCCACCATTATTGCGGTCACCCCCGAAGCTCGGGATGGTATGACGGCCGAAGCGATGGCTTCATATTGTTTGCATAATACTAATATTGATGTTGAAATTGCTGATGATCCAGGGGCTGCGGTTCAATTAGCACGCAAATATCGAGATTCATCCGATGCTTTAATTGTTGTGACTGGATCAATTTATACATTAAGAGCAATTTTTAACGAGGAAGAGGGATAG
- the murE gene encoding UDP-N-acetylmuramyl-tripeptide synthetase translates to MVLTSEQITNLLSDEGLLVESPANEGVFQTISYNSKQVEADALFIVKGQLPDAYLREALQKGATGIIAQTSIDLSEVAVPVWYVEDSLAAMSILSMAYYDYPQQSLNLIGVTGTKGKTSTTYMIYDILKHATNHQIALSSTISQITGPAPENHYRAHLTTPESLDLFKLMREAVDNGMTAMVMEVSSQAFKKQRVYGLRYNVGIFLNISPDHVGENEHPTFEDYLAHKMMMIDHSDQIILNTQSEHFSELITRATELIPRDGIWLYGEDQEDGVRPDLAFETQSANLSGSNFDLIETDQQAHRLAIQGNYDLDLPGDFNESNATAAALASRLVGADPEAIRAGLAEVQIPGRMQMFTTKTHGTIYVDYAHNYASIAALLKFVRSNEHVEVLRVVVGAPGNKGVSRRPGIGKALSEGADIAILTADDPQFEDSEVIADEIQKNIVNSKVQVLREMDRRNAIRQAITNSKENDVTVLAAKGLDEYQKIGGIDTPYENDWNIAKQVVSELEN, encoded by the coding sequence ATGGTATTAACATCAGAACAAATAACTAATTTATTATCAGATGAAGGTTTATTGGTCGAATCACCCGCTAATGAAGGTGTCTTTCAAACAATTAGTTATAATTCTAAGCAGGTGGAAGCGGACGCACTTTTTATTGTTAAAGGCCAGTTGCCTGATGCATATTTAAGGGAAGCGTTACAAAAAGGTGCGACGGGTATTATAGCTCAGACCAGCATAGACCTTTCTGAAGTCGCAGTGCCAGTTTGGTATGTTGAAGATAGTTTGGCGGCCATGAGCATTCTAAGCATGGCTTATTATGATTATCCGCAACAAAGTTTGAATTTAATTGGGGTGACGGGAACTAAAGGTAAAACCTCAACCACTTATATGATTTATGATATTTTAAAACATGCGACGAATCATCAAATAGCACTATCGTCAACCATTAGCCAAATTACGGGACCAGCGCCTGAAAATCATTATCGCGCGCACTTAACTACCCCGGAATCATTGGATCTCTTTAAATTAATGCGCGAAGCGGTTGATAATGGTATGACGGCAATGGTGATGGAGGTTTCATCCCAAGCTTTCAAAAAACAACGTGTTTATGGATTACGCTATAATGTGGGGATTTTCTTGAATATTTCACCAGATCATGTTGGTGAGAATGAACATCCAACCTTTGAAGACTATCTCGCCCATAAAATGATGATGATTGACCATTCTGACCAAATTATATTAAATACGCAAAGTGAACATTTTTCGGAACTAATAACCCGAGCAACTGAGCTAATCCCGCGCGATGGTATTTGGTTATATGGTGAAGACCAAGAAGATGGTGTGAGACCTGATTTGGCGTTTGAGACACAATCTGCTAACTTAAGTGGTTCAAACTTTGATTTGATCGAAACAGACCAACAGGCTCACCGGTTAGCTATTCAAGGCAATTATGATTTAGATTTACCAGGAGATTTCAATGAAAGTAATGCAACCGCAGCGGCACTGGCTAGTCGATTAGTTGGTGCTGATCCTGAGGCAATTCGTGCGGGCTTAGCAGAAGTTCAAATTCCGGGTCGGATGCAGATGTTTACCACCAAAACGCATGGCACCATTTACGTTGATTATGCACACAACTATGCATCAATCGCTGCACTGTTAAAATTTGTGCGTTCAAATGAACATGTGGAGGTTTTAAGGGTAGTTGTAGGAGCACCTGGTAACAAGGGTGTTTCTCGTCGACCAGGGATTGGAAAAGCGTTGAGTGAAGGTGCAGATATCGCAATTTTAACAGCGGATGATCCGCAATTTGAAGATTCAGAGGTCATTGCGGACGAAATTCAAAAGAATATTGTGAATTCCAAAGTACAGGTATTGCGAGAAATGGACCGGAGGAATGCAATTCGGCAAGCAATCACTAATTCCAAAGAAAATGATGTTACTGTTTTGGCGGCCAAGGGTCTAGATGAATATCAAAAAATAGGTGGAATTGATACACCCTATGAAAATGACTGGAATATTGCCAAACAGGTTGTTTCTGAACTGGAAAATTAA
- the argS gene encoding arginine--tRNA ligase — translation MDYKEKIATTLVTVLPDLDIETLKAKIEVPKDSSKGDYAFPTFTLAKQLKKAPNMIASDLVEQLDTSAYQQVVAMGPYVNFFLNPKTAGSNILQEIISNQKYGHNTDGEAGHITIDMSSPNIAKPMSMGHLRSTVIGNSLAEISKANGYQPVKINHLGDWGTQFGKLIVAYKQWGSEAEVRADPINTLVRYYVEFHAKAENEPELNDQGRAWFKKLEDGDSEALELWQWFRDESLKEFMDVYDALDIQFDSFNGEAFYNDKMEAVIERLEDKGKLIESQGAKVVNLDEYNLNVAMIKRTDGATLYMTRDLAAATYRKKNYNFVKSLYIVGGEQREHFEQLKAILKEMGYEWADDIEHISFGMITVDGKKLSTRSGRIILLKDVLTDSEKLALDQINEKNPDLPNKEEVAHEVGTGAVIFHDLMNERTLNFDFKLEDVVRFEGDTGPYVQYANARAHSILRKAGNPTIDPNNLEISDEKVWETVKLLGTFDEVIRRAWRDREPSVIAKYALNLARTFSKYYANSKILVEDDELNARLALVQAVSNNLTEALRLLGVKAPSEM, via the coding sequence ATGGATTATAAAGAAAAAATCGCAACAACATTAGTAACAGTGTTACCGGATTTGGACATTGAGACATTAAAGGCTAAAATTGAAGTACCAAAAGATTCAAGTAAAGGTGATTATGCTTTTCCAACCTTCACTTTAGCAAAGCAATTGAAAAAGGCACCTAATATGATTGCTAGTGATCTAGTGGAACAATTAGACACCAGTGCCTATCAACAGGTAGTGGCAATGGGACCTTACGTTAATTTCTTTTTGAATCCCAAAACGGCTGGTTCAAATATCTTGCAAGAAATTATTTCAAATCAAAAATACGGTCATAATACGGACGGGGAAGCCGGACATATTACAATTGATATGTCATCGCCAAATATTGCTAAGCCAATGTCAATGGGACACTTACGTTCAACTGTTATTGGAAATTCATTGGCAGAAATTTCAAAGGCAAATGGTTATCAACCAGTTAAGATTAATCATTTAGGTGATTGGGGAACGCAATTTGGTAAGTTGATTGTTGCTTATAAGCAATGGGGTTCAGAAGCTGAGGTGCGCGCCGATCCGATTAATACTTTAGTTCGTTATTACGTTGAGTTTCATGCTAAAGCTGAAAACGAGCCAGAATTAAATGATCAGGGACGGGCTTGGTTCAAAAAGCTTGAAGATGGTGATTCAGAGGCGTTAGAGTTATGGCAATGGTTTAGAGATGAATCATTAAAGGAGTTTATGGATGTTTATGACGCCTTAGATATTCAATTTGATTCATTTAATGGGGAAGCTTTCTATAATGATAAAATGGAAGCTGTGATTGAACGATTAGAAGATAAAGGTAAATTAATCGAATCACAGGGCGCTAAAGTAGTGAATTTAGATGAATACAATCTAAATGTTGCTATGATTAAGCGAACTGATGGGGCGACATTATACATGACGCGTGATTTGGCGGCGGCGACTTATCGTAAGAAGAACTATAACTTTGTAAAGTCACTTTATATTGTGGGTGGTGAACAACGTGAGCACTTCGAACAATTGAAAGCTATCTTGAAAGAGATGGGTTATGAATGGGCTGATGATATCGAACATATTTCATTTGGAATGATTACAGTCGATGGTAAAAAATTGTCAACTCGTTCAGGACGAATTATTTTGTTGAAGGATGTCTTGACGGATTCAGAGAAGTTAGCCTTGGATCAAATTAATGAAAAAAATCCCGACCTACCAAATAAAGAAGAGGTAGCCCATGAAGTTGGAACTGGGGCGGTTATTTTCCATGATTTGATGAATGAACGAACTCTTAACTTCGATTTCAAATTAGAAGATGTGGTTCGTTTTGAGGGTGATACTGGACCGTATGTTCAATATGCCAATGCCCGTGCGCACTCAATTTTACGTAAAGCCGGTAACCCCACAATTGATCCGAATAATTTAGAAATTTCTGATGAAAAAGTTTGGGAAACTGTGAAATTATTAGGAACTTTTGATGAGGTAATTCGTCGGGCTTGGCGTGATCGAGAACCATCAGTGATCGCTAAGTACGCTTTGAATTTAGCACGTACTTTTAGTAAGTACTATGCTAATTCAAAGATTCTAGTTGAAGATGATGAATTAAATGCTCGTTTAGCATTGGTCCAAGCAGTGTCAAATAATTTGACTGAGGCTCTACGGCTCTTAGGAGTTAAAGCACCTAGTGAAATGTAA
- a CDS encoding NCS2 family permease codes for MLEHFFELSENHTTVRTEVTAGLTTFVAMAYIIFLNPAVLSMTGMPSQGVFLATILTIITGTLITGLFANLPYAIGPSIGMQAMFTYTIVFGLGFTWQQALGMVFLVGLVDVIITLTKLRSAIVKAIPISLKHAIAAGIGMFIAYIGLKNAGFINFIVGGESILSLNNRPFQAGQGAKAIDTLIAGGGTTPSLATFSSAPVLLALIGFIIIVILVIKKVRGAYLITVLITTMIGIPMGVTNMHIDVHNSFVTTFHDFGTVFGAALGKDGLWSMFTSPKQILVVILTVFSMGLSGLFDAIGTFIGTGLTTGIFSKQDQKEFEEAKGFKSKMDRGLVADTFATMLAGVYGTSNTTTFIESASGINAGGRTGLTSVIVAVGFLLSIIAAPLVGVIPSAATAPILIIVGISMMNEFKAIDWNDLEVAIPAFFTSAFMALSYSISYGIAAGFIFYIIVKLAKKKAYEITPVLWIIAVLFLLNFISLAI; via the coding sequence GTGCTAGAGCATTTTTTTGAATTATCGGAGAACCATACAACCGTTCGAACAGAAGTCACCGCGGGCTTGACCACTTTTGTGGCAATGGCATATATTATTTTCTTGAATCCAGCAGTGTTATCAATGACAGGGATGCCTTCACAAGGTGTTTTCCTAGCCACGATTCTCACAATTATTACGGGAACGTTAATTACGGGGCTGTTTGCCAATTTGCCGTATGCAATTGGGCCTTCTATTGGAATGCAAGCGATGTTTACGTATACGATTGTTTTTGGATTAGGCTTTACGTGGCAACAAGCACTAGGGATGGTGTTCTTAGTAGGATTAGTAGATGTTATTATTACTTTGACTAAATTACGTTCAGCAATTGTGAAAGCAATTCCTATTTCTTTAAAGCATGCGATTGCTGCTGGAATTGGAATGTTTATTGCATATATTGGTTTAAAAAATGCCGGCTTTATTAATTTCATTGTTGGTGGGGAGAGTATATTAAGTCTCAATAATAGACCATTTCAGGCGGGTCAAGGAGCAAAGGCAATTGATACGTTAATTGCTGGTGGTGGGACAACCCCTTCATTAGCTACGTTTAGTAGTGCCCCAGTATTATTGGCATTGATTGGATTCATTATTATTGTTATTTTGGTGATTAAAAAGGTACGAGGTGCCTATCTGATTACGGTTTTAATCACAACTATGATTGGAATTCCGATGGGTGTGACAAATATGCACATTGATGTACATAACTCTTTTGTTACGACTTTTCATGATTTTGGAACTGTTTTTGGAGCAGCCTTGGGTAAGGATGGTCTATGGTCAATGTTTACGTCCCCAAAACAAATTTTGGTGGTCATCTTAACTGTCTTTTCAATGGGATTGTCAGGTTTGTTTGATGCGATTGGAACATTTATTGGAACTGGATTAACTACTGGTATTTTCTCTAAACAGGATCAAAAGGAGTTTGAAGAAGCAAAAGGCTTTAAGTCTAAAATGGATCGTGGTTTAGTAGCGGATACTTTTGCAACAATGTTGGCAGGAGTCTACGGAACATCAAATACGACCACATTTATTGAGTCCGCTTCAGGAATTAATGCTGGTGGTCGAACTGGGTTAACCTCAGTTATTGTTGCCGTTGGCTTCCTCTTGTCTATTATTGCTGCGCCGCTTGTCGGAGTCATTCCTTCAGCAGCAACAGCTCCAATTTTGATTATTGTGGGTATTTCAATGATGAATGAGTTTAAGGCGATTGATTGGAATGATTTGGAAGTAGCAATCCCCGCCTTCTTTACTTCGGCATTTATGGCTTTATCATATTCAATTTCTTATGGAATTGCTGCCGGCTTTATTTTCTATATAATTGTTAAATTAGCTAAAAAGAAAGCATATGAAATTACGCCAGTCTTATGGATTATTGCGGTGTTATTTCTGCTTAATTTTATTTCGCTTGCAATCTAA
- the recG gene encoding ATP-dependent DNA helicase RecG yields MELNDSVETLSGVGPKRLDGLHHLGIFTIEDLLSHFPLRYSDLATKLPSQVGSGEKVTFKGIVSSEPVLARYGYRKTRINFRLLIEHENVAVTFFNQPWVQDKIHLGEEVAVYGTYEQRRQTLMGIRILAKDSMDELQATYPASKEIPQKTLKVLIEQALGKYKTLLVDLIPESIRIRYQLLSRVEMMFGMHVPKDGIQAQAARRTASFEEFFLFQMRIQLLKMTDQANHGRSIKFDNNKLKKFIQTLPFELTNAQKKVVNEIVADLRRPKHMNRLLQGDVGSGKTVVAALAMYAAVSAGMQAALMAPTEILAQQHAKTLSQFFDVKDVRIELLTGAMKAGPRRQILTDLENGEIDILIGTHALIQTDIAFHNLGLAVIDEQHRFGVKQRAKLREIGMNPDILAMTATPIPRTLAITAYGEMDVSVIDQLPAGRRPIKTEWLRNNEFDNAIKFIQKQLESGAQAYVVTPLIEESETLDVQNAHAVYEDLMQYFAPKYQVGLLHGRLSNQEKDDVMAAFKQNEFQVLVATTVIEVGVDVPNSSVMLILDADRFGLAQLHQLRGRVGRGQRQSYTFLISDPKTQFGIERMEAMVQTTNGFVLAQKDLELRGAGDVLGNRQSGLPEFKVGDPVNDLIMMETAQQEAIEMVNTLNWADQSENLQLSQFLSETMERYRNFD; encoded by the coding sequence ATGGAATTAAATGATTCTGTTGAAACACTAAGTGGAGTTGGGCCAAAACGGCTAGACGGGCTTCATCATTTAGGGATCTTTACGATTGAAGATTTATTAAGTCATTTTCCACTACGTTACAGTGACCTAGCGACCAAGTTGCCTTCCCAAGTTGGTAGTGGTGAGAAGGTAACGTTTAAAGGGATCGTTTCATCTGAACCGGTCTTAGCACGTTATGGATATCGAAAAACTCGAATCAATTTTAGGTTGCTAATTGAGCACGAAAATGTAGCAGTTACTTTCTTTAATCAGCCATGGGTCCAAGATAAAATTCATTTGGGTGAAGAAGTTGCAGTTTATGGGACCTATGAACAACGCCGACAAACTTTGATGGGGATTCGAATTTTAGCTAAAGATAGTATGGATGAACTTCAAGCAACTTATCCGGCATCAAAGGAAATTCCCCAAAAAACTTTGAAGGTTTTAATTGAACAAGCATTGGGTAAATATAAGACTTTATTGGTAGATTTAATCCCAGAATCCATTCGGATCCGGTATCAATTATTGTCACGAGTGGAAATGATGTTTGGTATGCACGTCCCAAAAGATGGAATTCAAGCTCAGGCTGCTCGTCGTACTGCTTCATTTGAAGAATTCTTTTTATTTCAAATGAGGATTCAATTATTAAAAATGACGGATCAAGCAAATCATGGACGATCAATTAAATTTGATAATAATAAACTCAAAAAATTTATTCAAACATTACCATTTGAATTAACGAATGCGCAAAAAAAGGTTGTTAATGAAATTGTAGCCGATTTAAGACGACCGAAACATATGAATCGACTATTACAAGGTGATGTCGGATCAGGTAAAACGGTTGTCGCTGCATTAGCTATGTATGCAGCTGTTTCAGCCGGAATGCAGGCGGCCTTAATGGCGCCTACTGAAATTTTAGCTCAACAACATGCGAAAACATTGAGTCAATTTTTTGATGTTAAGGACGTTCGTATTGAATTGCTAACTGGAGCGATGAAAGCTGGGCCACGACGACAAATTTTAACTGATCTTGAAAATGGAGAGATTGATATTTTAATTGGAACCCATGCCTTAATCCAAACGGATATCGCTTTTCATAATTTGGGGCTCGCTGTGATTGATGAACAGCATCGTTTTGGGGTCAAACAACGAGCAAAATTACGTGAAATTGGAATGAACCCAGATATTTTAGCAATGACTGCTACTCCAATTCCGCGAACACTTGCTATTACGGCATACGGTGAAATGGATGTTTCAGTAATTGATCAATTGCCAGCGGGGCGTAGACCGATTAAAACTGAGTGGTTACGAAACAATGAATTTGATAACGCGATTAAGTTCATTCAAAAACAATTGGAATCAGGTGCACAAGCCTATGTCGTAACCCCGTTAATTGAAGAATCTGAAACTTTGGATGTGCAAAATGCGCATGCAGTTTATGAAGATCTAATGCAATACTTTGCACCCAAGTATCAAGTCGGGTTATTGCATGGTCGTTTATCGAATCAAGAAAAAGATGATGTAATGGCGGCCTTTAAACAAAATGAATTTCAAGTTTTGGTTGCGACCACCGTCATTGAGGTGGGCGTAGACGTCCCTAATTCCTCGGTCATGTTAATTTTAGACGCTGATCGCTTTGGGTTAGCACAATTACACCAATTACGTGGTCGTGTGGGACGTGGACAACGGCAGTCTTATACCTTTTTGATTTCAGATCCCAAAACTCAATTTGGAATTGAACGAATGGAGGCCATGGTTCAGACGACTAATGGTTTCGTTTTAGCCCAAAAAGATCTCGAACTCAGAGGGGCAGGCGATGTTTTGGGTAACCGACAGTCTGGCTTGCCTGAATTTAAAGTGGGCGATCCGGTGAATGATTTAATTATGATGGAAACAGCTCAGCAAGAAGCAATTGAAATGGTAAATACTTTAAACTGGGCTGATCAGTCTGAAAATCTTCAACTAAGTCAATTTTTATCAGAAACAATGGAAAGATATCGAAATTTTGATTAG
- the plsX gene encoding phosphate acyltransferase PlsX, with the protein MYKIAVDAMGGDDAPTTVVSGVESARDQLPNVEFILFGQLDQVKPLIQDMTRISLIQSDDIIAMADEPVKSIRNRKNSSLVMAANAVKHGEADALFSAGNTGALLAAGIFLVGRIKGISRPALMTLLPAIGGEHDVFVMMDVGANADNRANHLYEYGILGSFYAHEILHYENPRVGLLNNGGEEDKGDQMHKDAHQLLKTGHTKHLVNFVGNVEAANILQSPADVVVSDGFTGNAALKAIEGTAKTIMKTLKNSLSNGGVRAKMGAGLLLPTLKSMAKQWNPEQYGGAVVLGVKAPVVKAHGSASPKAIAAAMVQIESMLDSNLINKVDTFVTDHKDDLAARMDNK; encoded by the coding sequence ATGTATAAAATTGCCGTAGATGCAATGGGTGGGGATGATGCGCCAACCACTGTAGTATCGGGAGTAGAGAGCGCTCGAGACCAATTACCAAATGTAGAATTTATATTATTTGGGCAGCTTGATCAAGTTAAGCCGCTAATTCAAGATATGACGCGAATTAGTTTAATTCAATCTGATGATATAATTGCAATGGCAGACGAGCCAGTTAAGTCCATCCGGAACCGTAAAAATAGTTCATTAGTTATGGCAGCCAACGCCGTTAAGCATGGCGAAGCTGATGCATTGTTTTCAGCTGGAAACACTGGGGCGTTGCTAGCCGCTGGTATTTTCTTGGTGGGACGTATCAAAGGAATTAGTCGTCCAGCACTCATGACCTTACTGCCAGCGATTGGGGGAGAACATGATGTATTTGTAATGATGGATGTTGGCGCGAACGCAGATAATCGAGCTAACCATCTATATGAATATGGAATTTTGGGTTCATTTTATGCACATGAAATTTTACATTATGAAAATCCACGTGTTGGTCTATTGAATAATGGTGGTGAAGAAGATAAAGGTGATCAGATGCACAAAGATGCGCATCAATTGCTAAAGACCGGTCATACTAAACATTTGGTTAATTTTGTGGGGAATGTTGAAGCTGCTAATATTTTGCAAAGCCCGGCAGATGTAGTTGTGTCTGATGGTTTCACAGGAAACGCCGCATTAAAAGCGATTGAAGGCACGGCCAAAACAATTATGAAAACTTTGAAAAATTCACTTTCCAACGGTGGAGTTCGTGCTAAAATGGGAGCGGGATTATTATTACCAACGCTAAAGTCGATGGCTAAGCAGTGGAATCCAGAACAATATGGCGGGGCAGTTGTCTTGGGAGTGAAAGCACCAGTTGTTAAGGCGCATGGCTCAGCTAGTCCTAAAGCCATTGCTGCAGCAATGGTTCAAATTGAATCGATGTTGGACAGTAATTTAATTAATAAGGTTGATACCTTTGTGACAGATCATAAAGATGATTTAGCTGCGCGGATGGATAATAAGTAA
- the acpP gene encoding acyl carrier protein, protein MLEKQVIYDRVAALVADHFELSADQINGDLNFLNDIDADSIDFVELVLEMEDEFDAEIPDEDADKLTTINQTVDYIYEHQSKK, encoded by the coding sequence ATGTTAGAAAAACAAGTAATTTATGATCGTGTGGCCGCTTTAGTTGCAGATCACTTTGAGCTTTCAGCTGATCAAATTAATGGTGATTTAAATTTCTTAAATGATATTGATGCTGATTCCATTGACTTTGTTGAGCTCGTTTTAGAAATGGAAGATGAATTTGATGCAGAAATCCCTGACGAGGATGCGGATAAATTAACAACAATTAATCAGACTGTTGATTATATTTATGAGCATCAAAGTAAAAAATAA
- the rnc gene encoding ribonuclease III: MFAQLQAEIADKYGLQFNDLKLLEEALTQANYINEHPGYQGRDYQRLEFLGDAIMQQSSAVYLFKNYPDWDEGRLTELRILMVQTRSFAALSRELHLDKYVQLGHGEEMSGARNRDSLLEDLWEAFIGALFLDQGQAAVMHLLDLVFFSKIKTGFYDRFVDYKSKLQELLQKHGAVEINYEKIDEEQIENNEQIFTVAVSVNNKAIGTGQGKSTKEAEKAAARVAYQSLTN; the protein is encoded by the coding sequence ATGTTTGCGCAGTTACAAGCAGAAATTGCCGATAAATACGGCTTACAATTTAACGATTTAAAATTACTAGAAGAGGCATTAACCCAAGCAAATTACATCAATGAACATCCAGGGTATCAAGGTCGTGATTATCAACGTCTAGAATTTTTGGGTGATGCAATTATGCAACAGTCCTCTGCGGTCTATCTTTTTAAAAATTACCCAGACTGGGATGAAGGTCGATTGACAGAGTTGCGAATATTAATGGTGCAAACCCGATCATTTGCAGCTTTGTCACGTGAGTTACATCTTGATAAATATGTCCAATTAGGCCATGGTGAAGAAATGTCTGGAGCGAGAAATCGCGATTCACTTTTAGAAGATTTATGGGAGGCATTTATTGGCGCTTTGTTCCTAGATCAAGGTCAAGCCGCTGTAATGCATTTGCTGGACTTAGTGTTCTTTTCTAAAATTAAAACAGGATTTTATGATCGATTTGTTGATTATAAGTCGAAATTACAAGAATTATTACAAAAACATGGTGCAGTTGAAATTAACTACGAAAAAATTGATGAAGAACAAATTGAAAACAATGAACAAATTTTTACAGTTGCAGTTAGTGTAAACAATAAAGCAATTGGAACGGGTCAGGGTAAATCGACCAAAGAAGCTGAGAAAGCTGCTGCGCGGGTCGCTTATCAAAGTTTAACGAATTAA